In Aquiflexum balticum DSM 16537, a single genomic region encodes these proteins:
- a CDS encoding glycine-rich domain-containing protein, which produces MKKSYILFIISVSVLILFKASIFIEVANAQCDPIGPITTTGSGEFIVPDGVTSITVEVWGAGGRGGSRTAGSNAYGGGGGGAYSQSTFSVTSGQSFNYSVGAGSNTTAAGGDTWFGSSTTLMAKGGESVPNNAAAGALGGDASLGFGDIRFSGGDGANRVNGTTAGGGGSSASNLGDGVNATSNTGATAPNGGGNGGNGRSGSSGNGLSGLSPGGGGGGALRSGGGNRNGGTGGNGQIIISYSCPCFTVLDNGSLSGVTIIQFNGNCTWEAPEGLLDFEVLVVAGGGGGGFGNGGGGGGGGIVHARVNVEDRLVEGLPAGTNFEVLIGNGGLGSTNAEDQGQDGGDSTFDPGGLYEIIAGGGGGGGSEDEGDGRNGRTSIFNSTTVGFSSLLLRGGSGGGGADDEDGGNGQSNGGNGGDSEEEESGGGGGGASGNGQDSDDEDGGNGGAGLQFSSFDILLNRFFAAGGGGGGEDDLGNGGSGGSGGAGGEGEDDEPLLERIGRNASTPGSGGGGGAEEARGGNGARGIVFIGFSNAKILPVEYASLGAEFIAEERKTELTWATAMERENSHFEVQRSTDGLKTWEVIGNIDGMGWSDAPVDYKFEDLSPSISGGTIYYRLNQVNFDGTSSLSKVLSVRVSGVQFTEGVWRAYPNPTNGEQLRVNLLDRSQYNQEVITFRIIHPTSISKEFSVETENEMNEAVAMMVGNIPSGVFVIEVRWGQKIEHIKVLKK; this is translated from the coding sequence ATGAAGAAGTCTTACATTCTGTTTATCATTTCAGTCTCAGTTTTAATCCTGTTTAAAGCTTCAATTTTTATCGAGGTAGCCAACGCTCAATGTGATCCAATTGGTCCCATAACCACTACTGGAAGTGGTGAATTTATAGTTCCTGATGGTGTAACTTCAATCACCGTAGAAGTATGGGGTGCAGGAGGAAGAGGTGGGTCAAGGACAGCGGGATCAAATGCATACGGCGGTGGCGGAGGCGGTGCTTATTCCCAAAGTACTTTTTCGGTGACTTCAGGACAAAGTTTTAATTACAGTGTTGGAGCAGGAAGCAATACGACTGCAGCCGGTGGAGATACCTGGTTTGGCTCTTCCACAACCCTAATGGCAAAAGGTGGGGAATCAGTACCTAATAATGCTGCAGCCGGCGCATTGGGTGGGGATGCTTCTTTAGGATTTGGAGATATTAGATTTAGCGGCGGCGATGGTGCGAATAGAGTCAATGGAACTACTGCAGGAGGCGGTGGGTCTTCTGCCTCTAATCTAGGTGATGGAGTAAATGCAACTTCAAATACAGGTGCTACGGCACCAAATGGAGGTGGAAATGGAGGTAATGGAAGATCAGGAAGTTCAGGAAATGGACTTTCTGGGCTAAGTCCAGGAGGAGGCGGTGGTGGAGCTCTTAGGTCAGGTGGTGGAAATCGTAACGGCGGCACCGGCGGTAACGGACAAATAATTATTTCATATTCCTGCCCATGCTTTACCGTTTTGGATAATGGAAGCCTATCCGGAGTGACTATAATACAATTTAATGGAAATTGTACATGGGAGGCCCCTGAAGGTCTTTTGGACTTTGAGGTTTTGGTGGTCGCTGGTGGCGGGGGCGGTGGATTTGGCAATGGCGGTGGTGGCGGTGGTGGTGGCATTGTTCACGCCAGAGTCAATGTCGAGGACCGATTGGTAGAAGGATTACCTGCCGGCACCAACTTCGAAGTTTTGATTGGAAATGGAGGTTTGGGTTCTACAAACGCGGAAGATCAAGGCCAAGATGGTGGAGACAGTACTTTTGACCCGGGTGGATTATATGAAATCATTGCCGGCGGTGGCGGTGGCGGTGGTTCGGAAGATGAAGGTGACGGTAGAAACGGACGGACTTCTATATTCAATTCAACGACAGTTGGATTTAGCTCTTTGTTGTTGAGAGGTGGGTCAGGAGGCGGTGGTGCAGATGACGAAGATGGAGGGAATGGGCAAAGCAATGGTGGAAATGGTGGGGATTCTGAAGAGGAAGAATCAGGTGGCGGTGGCGGCGGTGCTTCCGGAAATGGTCAGGATTCGGACGATGAAGATGGTGGAAATGGAGGCGCAGGTTTACAGTTTTCCAGTTTTGATATTTTATTAAATAGGTTTTTCGCTGCGGGCGGTGGCGGCGGAGGTGAAGATGACCTCGGAAATGGTGGAAGTGGTGGAAGCGGCGGTGCCGGAGGAGAGGGAGAAGACGATGAACCTTTATTAGAAAGAATTGGAAGAAATGCAAGCACACCTGGTTCAGGAGGAGGCGGTGGTGCTGAAGAAGCAAGAGGTGGCAACGGTGCCAGGGGTATAGTCTTTATAGGATTTTCAAATGCAAAAATTTTACCTGTGGAATATGCTTCACTAGGTGCTGAGTTCATTGCTGAAGAAAGAAAAACTGAATTGACATGGGCGACCGCTATGGAAAGAGAGAATTCTCATTTTGAAGTACAAAGATCAACAGATGGGCTGAAAACCTGGGAGGTGATAGGAAATATTGATGGAATGGGTTGGTCTGATGCTCCTGTAGATTATAAGTTTGAGGATTTAAGCCCTAGCATTTCGGGAGGAACGATTTATTACCGTCTGAATCAGGTCAATTTTGATGGAACCTCAAGCCTCAGCAAAGTACTATCAGTAAGAGTTTCCGGAGTTCAATTTACAGAAGGCGTGTGGAGAGCCTATCCAAATCCTACAAATGGTGAGCAATTACGTGTCAATTTACTTGACAGATCACAATACAATCAGGAAGTAATTACTTTCAGAATTATACACCCAACTTCTATTT